A genomic region of Rhizobium sp. NXC24 contains the following coding sequences:
- the greA gene encoding transcription elongation factor GreA, with protein sequence MVEKVPMTQNGFVKLQEELRWRQQEERPRIIEAISEARAHGDLSENAEYHAAKEAQSHNEGRITELEDLTARAEVIDLTKMSGSKIKFGAKVKLVDEDTEEEKIYQIVGDQEADVKAGRISISSPIARALIGKEVGDSIEVNAPGGAKAYEILSVSWG encoded by the coding sequence ATGGTTGAAAAGGTACCGATGACGCAGAACGGGTTCGTCAAGCTGCAGGAAGAACTGCGCTGGCGTCAGCAGGAAGAGCGCCCGCGAATCATCGAGGCAATTTCGGAAGCCCGCGCCCATGGCGACCTCTCCGAAAATGCCGAGTACCATGCCGCCAAGGAGGCCCAAAGCCACAACGAGGGCCGCATCACCGAGCTTGAAGACCTGACGGCGCGCGCCGAAGTCATCGACCTCACCAAGATGTCCGGTTCGAAGATCAAGTTCGGCGCCAAGGTGAAGCTCGTCGACGAGGACACCGAAGAAGAGAAGATCTACCAGATCGTCGGCGACCAGGAAGCCGATGTGAAGGCCGGCCGCATCTCCATCTCCTCCCCGATCGCCCGTGCGCTGATCGGTAAGGAGGTTGGCGATTCGATCGAGGTTAACGCGCCCGGCGGCGCCAAGGCCTACGAAATCCTCTCCGTCTCCTGGGGTTGA
- a CDS encoding LysR family transcriptional regulator VtlR, which produces MPLDWDKLRIFHAAAEAGSFTHAADKLHLSQSAISRQVSALEQDVGIKLFHRHARGLILTEQGELLYRTAHDVLLKLETVKMQLTETTDKPSGKLRVTTTVGLGQGWLTDKIQEFLQLYPDMSIQLILDNEELDVNMRHADCAIRLRQPQQSDLIQRKLFTVHMHVYAAPSYINRYGEPQSVEALDEHRIISFGEPAPNYLLDVNWLEIAGRSSDNKRVPHLQINSQTSIKRACLLGIGIAVLPDYIVGRDPGLIQLAINADVPSFDTYFCYPDEMKNAAKLKVFRDFIVAKARNWNF; this is translated from the coding sequence ATGCCATTGGATTGGGACAAGCTGCGTATCTTTCACGCGGCTGCCGAAGCGGGCTCGTTCACGCACGCGGCGGATAAATTGCATCTGTCCCAATCCGCCATCAGCCGCCAGGTCAGCGCGCTCGAGCAGGACGTCGGCATCAAGCTGTTCCACCGCCACGCACGCGGCCTGATCCTGACCGAACAGGGCGAATTGCTGTATCGCACCGCGCATGACGTTCTCTTGAAGCTCGAAACGGTCAAGATGCAATTGACCGAAACGACCGATAAGCCGAGCGGCAAGCTGCGCGTGACGACGACCGTCGGCCTCGGCCAGGGCTGGCTGACCGACAAGATCCAGGAATTCCTACAGCTTTATCCCGACATGTCGATCCAGCTCATCCTCGACAATGAGGAGCTGGACGTGAACATGCGCCATGCGGACTGCGCCATCCGACTGCGCCAGCCGCAGCAATCGGACTTGATCCAGCGCAAGCTCTTCACCGTCCATATGCATGTCTACGCCGCCCCCTCCTACATCAACCGCTATGGCGAACCGCAGTCGGTGGAGGCTCTGGACGAGCATCGCATCATCAGTTTCGGCGAACCGGCGCCGAACTATTTGCTCGACGTCAATTGGCTGGAGATTGCCGGCCGCTCGTCGGACAACAAGCGCGTTCCACATCTGCAGATCAACAGCCAGACGTCGATCAAGCGCGCCTGCCTGCTCGGTATCGGCATCGCCGTACTGCCGGACTACATCGTCGGCCGCGATCCGGGCCTTATTCAGCTTGCGATCAATGCCGACGTGCCGTCCTTCGACACCTATTTCTGCTATCCCGACGAAATGAAAAACGCCGCCAAGCTCAAGGTTTTTCGGGATTTCATCGTCGCCAAGGCACGGAACTGGAACTTTTAG
- a CDS encoding glycosyltransferase family 4 protein → MRDRDASHSSDLSEIEVIATNFKRRLSGVTSTIVQLIPKQLELGCHIATLGPGLPEDLPKLGWARIPGLWMKPRRHRVRVWHARRNNEMLVGLLLRSVLRMPLKLVFTSAAQRRHTAYTRWLIRRMDAVIATSARSGSFLQVPHTVIQHGIDLKMFHPPEVPHDRMASTGLPGTYLIGCFGRVRHQKGTDLFVKAMIELLPRYPDWTAVVCGRVTAEHRGFGDELVKMVAAAGLTDRIRFLGEVDDIRPWYRRATLYVAPSRNEGFGLTPLEAMASRTAVVASDAGAYAELIVPGETGAIVPAGDGEALTKAIDFYLANPEEALSQGENAVRHVRSEFALEKEATAIGDIYRQLLGGAR, encoded by the coding sequence GTGCGCGATCGCGACGCATCGCATTCAAGCGATCTCAGCGAAATCGAGGTCATCGCGACGAACTTCAAACGCCGGCTCTCCGGCGTTACCTCGACGATCGTGCAATTGATCCCGAAACAGCTCGAACTCGGCTGCCATATCGCCACGCTCGGGCCAGGGCTGCCGGAAGACCTGCCGAAGCTTGGCTGGGCGCGGATACCCGGCCTCTGGATGAAGCCGCGCCGCCACCGTGTTCGTGTCTGGCATGCCCGCCGCAACAACGAGATGCTGGTCGGGCTGTTGTTGCGCTCCGTGCTGCGCATGCCGCTGAAGCTGGTCTTCACCTCGGCAGCTCAGCGCCGGCACACTGCCTACACGCGCTGGCTGATCCGCCGCATGGACGCCGTGATCGCCACCAGCGCGCGCTCCGGCAGCTTTTTGCAGGTGCCGCACACGGTCATCCAGCACGGCATCGACCTGAAGATGTTTCATCCGCCGGAAGTGCCGCATGATCGCATGGCCTCCACCGGTCTGCCCGGCACCTATCTGATCGGCTGCTTCGGCCGCGTTCGCCACCAGAAGGGGACGGATCTCTTCGTCAAGGCGATGATCGAGCTTCTGCCGCGCTATCCGGACTGGACCGCCGTCGTCTGTGGCCGGGTAACTGCGGAGCATCGCGGCTTCGGCGACGAATTGGTGAAGATGGTAGCCGCCGCCGGCCTCACCGATCGCATCCGCTTTCTCGGTGAAGTCGACGATATCAGGCCCTGGTATCGACGCGCGACGCTGTATGTCGCCCCTTCCCGCAATGAAGGCTTCGGCCTGACGCCGCTGGAGGCCATGGCCTCACGCACCGCCGTCGTCGCCTCCGACGCGGGCGCTTATGCCGAATTGATCGTACCCGGAGAAACCGGCGCGATCGTACCCGCCGGCGATGGCGAAGCGCTGACGAAAGCGATCGACTTCTATCTCGCCAATCCCGAAGAAGCGCTCAGCCAAGGGGAAAACGCAGTGCGTCACGTACGTAGCGAGTTCGCCTTGGAAAAGGAAGCGACAGCGATCGGCGACATCTATCGGCAATTGCTCGGCGGCGCCCGCTGA
- a CDS encoding glycosyltransferase family 92 protein has product MGWLKPKISDAKRLTIDPPKPQAGRHGIAIAVCVKDEARYIEEWIRFHQAVGIRHFYIYDNGSTDETLAILRGLLDADTLTIIPWIGRMTDATTGAPLNGQVIVFAHAILNFGGAYRWMAFIDVDEFLLPKEGRTVEEALAAVGDFPNVSLPWHMFATSGHEKRPDGPLALNYTMRGADPMTNKENVSNFKCIVDPCEVTEVTVHQFQTRSFGDLTANDAGKRFTRRARKSPDFYSNRFLQLNHYYTKSREELMAKLARGWTYDASPTKYRDKVLSIVKSIEKDLVEDRAMIDFVERNRIDLGQ; this is encoded by the coding sequence ATGGGTTGGTTGAAGCCCAAGATATCGGATGCGAAGCGGCTTACAATCGATCCGCCGAAGCCGCAGGCGGGCCGACACGGCATCGCGATTGCCGTTTGCGTCAAGGATGAGGCGCGCTATATCGAGGAATGGATACGCTTCCACCAAGCTGTCGGCATTCGTCACTTCTATATCTATGACAATGGCTCGACGGACGAGACCCTCGCTATTCTACGTGGCCTCCTCGATGCCGACACGCTGACGATCATCCCTTGGATCGGACGTATGACCGATGCAACCACGGGGGCGCCCCTGAACGGTCAGGTCATCGTCTTCGCCCACGCCATCCTCAATTTCGGCGGCGCATATCGCTGGATGGCCTTCATCGATGTCGACGAATTCCTGTTGCCGAAGGAAGGGCGAACGGTCGAGGAGGCGCTAGCGGCAGTCGGCGATTTTCCAAATGTCTCGTTGCCATGGCATATGTTCGCGACGAGCGGTCACGAGAAGCGGCCCGACGGTCCGCTGGCGCTGAACTACACGATGCGCGGTGCCGATCCGATGACGAACAAGGAAAATGTCAGCAATTTCAAATGCATCGTTGATCCCTGCGAGGTGACGGAAGTCACGGTGCATCAGTTTCAGACGCGATCATTCGGCGATCTGACGGCGAATGATGCCGGAAAGCGTTTCACGCGCCGCGCACGGAAATCGCCGGATTTCTATTCGAACCGGTTCCTGCAACTCAATCACTACTACACCAAATCCCGTGAAGAGCTGATGGCCAAGCTGGCGCGCGGATGGACCTACGATGCCTCGCCGACCAAGTACCGGGACAAGGTCTTGTCGATCGTCAAAAGCATTGAGAAAGATCTGGTCGAGGACCGGGCGATGATCGATTTCGTCGAGCGCAACCGCATCGATCTCGGCCAATAG
- a CDS encoding metalloregulator ArsR/SmtB family transcription factor → MDRTEILKALAHPARLEILNQLKDPHAHFPTQEHPLELGVCASQFERCGLSQSTVSAHLGTLHRAGLVTTKRLGQWIFYKRNEETIAEFLATLQKEL, encoded by the coding sequence ATGGATAGAACTGAGATACTAAAGGCCTTGGCCCATCCCGCCAGGCTCGAAATCCTCAATCAGCTCAAAGATCCGCACGCCCATTTTCCGACCCAGGAACATCCGCTGGAGCTGGGTGTCTGCGCCAGCCAGTTCGAGCGCTGCGGCCTATCGCAATCCACCGTTTCCGCCCATCTCGGCACATTGCATCGCGCTGGCTTGGTGACCACCAAGCGCCTCGGCCAGTGGATTTTTTATAAGCGCAACGAAGAAACCATCGCCGAATTCCTTGCCACTCTTCAGAAGGAACTTTGA
- a CDS encoding glycosyl transferase: MADRPWHRSLIKTGARLLLGGSRAHAQDWFPGLNIVRANGVGEVYYRRAKVAALSPIDRLRKQSGQIIHIVGSGPSIRDCDLTGLEKGSAILLNGAIGLIDEQIAAPLAIAVEDERFVWRHSEMMRRRITSDTICLFSVAVLRAISEFDSRWLADKTIILIDDIRKPYGVRRRSIDDIRRLDFVRLNATGSAGFSFAPDRGVFQGGSVAVSALQFALYCSPRTIGFLGIDISNAGEPRFYETSDETAFSGIAQAEDRILEHFVLAKEIASERGVTFVNYSPVSALLKHGFGYDARFAAVSTI; encoded by the coding sequence ATGGCGGACCGCCCCTGGCACCGATCGTTGATCAAGACGGGTGCGCGCTTGCTGCTCGGCGGTTCGCGCGCCCATGCGCAGGACTGGTTTCCAGGGCTCAACATCGTGCGGGCAAACGGGGTAGGCGAGGTCTATTACCGACGTGCCAAGGTCGCGGCCCTTTCTCCCATCGACCGGCTGCGCAAACAGTCCGGTCAAATCATCCATATCGTCGGCTCCGGCCCATCGATCCGCGACTGCGATCTGACCGGACTTGAGAAGGGCAGCGCGATCCTGCTGAACGGCGCTATCGGGTTGATCGATGAGCAGATTGCCGCGCCGCTTGCCATCGCCGTTGAGGACGAGCGTTTCGTCTGGCGGCATTCCGAGATGATGCGGCGCAGGATCACGTCCGATACGATTTGCCTGTTTTCGGTCGCCGTGCTGCGGGCGATCTCGGAATTTGACAGCCGTTGGCTGGCGGATAAGACGATCATCCTGATCGACGATATCCGCAAGCCTTACGGCGTGCGCCGCCGCTCCATCGATGACATCAGAAGGCTCGATTTCGTGCGGCTCAACGCAACGGGCTCCGCCGGATTTTCCTTCGCGCCGGATCGCGGTGTTTTCCAGGGTGGCTCGGTCGCGGTATCGGCGCTGCAGTTCGCGCTTTATTGCTCGCCCCGAACGATCGGCTTTCTCGGTATCGATATTTCCAATGCCGGTGAGCCCCGGTTTTATGAGACCAGCGACGAGACCGCCTTTTCTGGCATTGCCCAGGCCGAAGACCGCATTCTTGAGCATTTTGTTCTGGCAAAGGAAATCGCGTCGGAGCGAGGCGTGACGTTTGTCAATTATTCGCCGGTTTCGGCGCTATTGAAGCACGGATTTGGCTACGATGCGCGGTTTGCCGCGGTATCGACGATCTGA
- the trxB gene encoding thioredoxin-disulfide reductase — protein sequence MPARHTKVLIIGSGPAGYTAAVYAARAMLKPVLIAGLEQGGQLMITTDVENYPGFADPIQGPWLMEQMLLQAQHVGAEIVNDLVTEVDTTKRPFVARTDSGQVWTADTLIIATGAKAKWLGIESEQHFQGFGVSACATCDGFFYRNKDVIVVGGGNSAVEEALYLSNIAKSVTVVHRRDSFRAEKILQERLFAKANVKVLWNTEVAEITGTPAKPPMPPSVSGARLRDTRTGVVTDVTIDGVFVAIGHAPATELFKGKLKLKDNGYLWTAPDSTATNVEGIYAAGDVTDDTFRQAITAAGMGCMAALEAERYLTGHMPVAVAAE from the coding sequence ATGCCTGCCCGCCATACCAAGGTGCTCATCATCGGTTCCGGCCCCGCCGGCTATACGGCCGCCGTTTATGCCGCGAGAGCCATGCTGAAGCCGGTTCTGATCGCCGGCCTCGAACAGGGCGGCCAGCTTATGATCACCACGGATGTCGAAAACTATCCGGGCTTTGCCGATCCGATCCAGGGCCCGTGGCTGATGGAACAGATGCTGCTGCAGGCCCAGCATGTCGGCGCGGAAATCGTCAACGATCTCGTCACCGAAGTCGATACCACCAAGCGCCCCTTTGTCGCGCGCACCGACAGCGGTCAGGTCTGGACCGCCGACACGCTGATCATCGCGACCGGCGCCAAGGCCAAATGGCTGGGCATCGAGAGCGAACAGCATTTCCAGGGCTTTGGCGTTTCCGCCTGCGCCACCTGCGACGGCTTCTTCTATCGTAATAAGGATGTGATCGTGGTCGGCGGCGGCAACAGCGCCGTCGAGGAAGCGCTCTATCTCTCCAATATCGCCAAGTCGGTCACCGTCGTGCATCGCCGCGATTCGTTCCGCGCCGAAAAGATCCTGCAGGAGCGCCTGTTCGCCAAGGCAAACGTCAAGGTTCTCTGGAATACCGAGGTTGCCGAAATCACCGGCACGCCGGCCAAGCCGCCGATGCCGCCGTCGGTTTCCGGCGCACGCCTGCGCGACACCCGCACGGGCGTCGTCACCGACGTAACGATAGACGGCGTGTTTGTCGCCATCGGCCACGCACCGGCAACGGAACTCTTCAAGGGCAAATTGAAGCTCAAGGACAATGGCTATCTCTGGACTGCACCCGATTCGACTGCGACCAACGTCGAAGGCATCTATGCCGCCGGTGATGTGACCGACGATACGTTCCGGCAGGCGATCACGGCAGCAGGGATGGGCTGCATGGCGGCGCTTGAGGCGGAACGCTACTTGACCGGGCATATGCCCGTCGCCGTAGCTGCGGAGTGA
- the carB gene encoding carbamoyl-phosphate synthase large subunit: MPKRQDIKSILIIGAGPIVIGQACEFDYSGTQACKALREEGYRVILVNSNPATIMTDPGLADATYVEPITPEVVAKIIAKERPDALLPTMGGQTALNTALSLKRMGVLDRYNVEMIGAKPAAIDMAEDRALFREAMARIGLETPRSMLANATDIKDADRKTHEAERTKLKAQLSGGELDKALDELENQWNLGESDRKQRYMNHAMAVAAQALDHVGLPAIIRPSFTLGGTGGGIAYNRSEFFEIVGGGLDASPTTEVLIEESVLGWKEFEMEVVRDKADNCIIICSIENIDPMGVHTGDSITVAPALTLTDKEYQIMRNASIAVLREIGVETGGSNVQFAVNPKDGRLVVIEMNPRVSRSSALASKATGFPIAKVAAKLAIGYTLDELENDITGGATPASFEPSIDYVVTKIPRFAFEKFPGASPVLTTAMKSVGEVMAIGRTFAESLQKALRGLETGLTGLDEIEIPGTEEGEGSQNAIRAAIGTPTPDRLRMVAQALRLGMSPEEVHEGCKIDPWFIAQFKAIVDMEARIREHGLPEDAANLRMLKAMGFSDARLATLTGKRPKEVAELRNGLNVRPVFKRIDTCAAEFASPTAYMYSTYETPFVGAARTEAQVSDRKKVVILGGGPNRIGQGIEFDYCCCHAAFALKDAGYEAIMINCNPETVSTDYDTSDRLYFEPLTAEDVIEILKAEQENGELVGVIVQFGGQTPLKLAEALEKNGIPILGTAPDAIDLAEDRDRFQKLLMKLDLNQPNNGIAYSVEQARLVAGEIGFPLVVRPSYVLGGRAMQIIHSESMLQTYLLDTVPELVPEDIKARYPNDKTGQINTLLGKNPLLFDSYLTNAIEVDVDCLSDGTDAYIAGIMEHIEEAGIHSGDSACSLPPRTLSPAMIDELERQAKAMAKALNVGGLMNVQFAIKDDTVYVLEVNPRASRTVPFVAKTIGAPIAKIAARVMAGEKLDATFAAYGEKPDPRKLKHIAVKEAVFPFARFPGVDTLLGPEMRSTGEVIGLDTDFALAFAKSQLGAGVELPRDGTVFVSVRDDDKPRVLPAIRMLTELGFKVLATGGTQRYLAENGIEATKINKVLEGRPHIEDAIRNRQVQLVINTTDSNKAISDSKSLRRATLMQKVPYYTTMAGAEAAAMAIKALKAGNLEVRPLQNYF; encoded by the coding sequence ATGCCGAAGCGCCAAGATATCAAATCGATCCTCATTATCGGCGCAGGACCGATTGTCATTGGCCAGGCTTGTGAGTTCGATTATTCCGGCACACAGGCCTGCAAGGCGCTTAGGGAGGAAGGCTACCGCGTCATCCTCGTCAACTCCAACCCGGCAACGATCATGACCGATCCGGGCCTGGCGGACGCGACCTATGTCGAGCCGATCACGCCGGAAGTGGTTGCCAAGATCATCGCCAAGGAGCGCCCGGATGCGCTGCTGCCGACCATGGGCGGCCAGACGGCGCTCAATACGGCGCTTTCGCTGAAGCGCATGGGCGTGCTCGACCGCTACAATGTCGAGATGATCGGCGCCAAGCCCGCCGCCATCGATATGGCCGAAGACCGCGCCCTCTTCCGCGAAGCCATGGCCCGCATCGGCCTCGAAACCCCGCGCTCGATGCTGGCGAATGCCACCGACATCAAGGATGCTGACCGCAAGACGCATGAGGCTGAGCGCACCAAGCTGAAGGCGCAGCTTTCCGGCGGTGAGCTCGACAAAGCGCTGGACGAGCTGGAAAACCAGTGGAACCTCGGCGAAAGCGACCGCAAGCAGCGCTATATGAACCACGCCATGGCGGTCGCCGCCCAGGCGCTTGATCATGTCGGCCTGCCCGCCATCATCCGCCCTTCCTTCACCCTCGGCGGCACCGGCGGCGGCATTGCCTATAACCGCTCGGAATTCTTCGAGATCGTCGGCGGTGGTCTCGATGCTTCGCCGACCACGGAAGTGCTGATCGAAGAATCGGTGCTCGGATGGAAAGAATTCGAGATGGAAGTGGTCCGCGACAAGGCGGACAACTGCATCATCATCTGCTCGATCGAAAACATCGACCCGATGGGCGTTCATACCGGCGATTCGATCACCGTCGCTCCGGCACTGACGCTGACGGACAAAGAATACCAGATCATGCGCAACGCCTCGATCGCGGTGCTGCGCGAGATCGGCGTCGAGACCGGCGGCTCGAACGTGCAGTTCGCAGTCAATCCGAAGGATGGCCGCCTCGTCGTCATCGAAATGAACCCGCGCGTGTCGCGCTCCTCCGCCCTCGCCTCGAAAGCCACCGGTTTCCCGATCGCCAAGGTCGCGGCCAAGCTGGCGATCGGCTATACGCTGGACGAACTTGAAAACGACATCACCGGCGGCGCGACGCCGGCATCCTTCGAACCCTCGATCGATTACGTCGTCACGAAAATTCCGCGCTTCGCCTTCGAGAAATTCCCCGGTGCCTCGCCGGTGCTGACCACCGCGATGAAATCGGTCGGCGAAGTCATGGCGATCGGCCGCACCTTCGCGGAATCGCTGCAGAAGGCGCTTCGCGGCCTGGAAACAGGCCTCACCGGTCTCGATGAGATCGAAATTCCCGGCACCGAAGAGGGCGAAGGCAGCCAGAACGCCATCCGCGCCGCCATCGGCACCCCCACTCCCGACCGCCTTCGCATGGTCGCCCAGGCACTGCGCCTCGGCATGTCGCCCGAAGAGGTGCATGAAGGTTGCAAGATCGACCCGTGGTTCATCGCCCAATTCAAGGCGATCGTCGACATGGAAGCCCGCATCCGCGAACATGGCCTGCCGGAAGATGCTGCCAACCTGCGCATGCTGAAGGCCATGGGCTTCTCGGATGCGCGCCTCGCCACGCTGACAGGCAAACGCCCGAAGGAAGTTGCCGAACTGCGCAACGGCTTGAACGTCCGTCCGGTCTTCAAGCGCATCGACACCTGCGCCGCCGAGTTCGCCTCGCCGACCGCTTATATGTATTCGACCTATGAGACGCCCTTCGTCGGTGCTGCCCGCACGGAAGCGCAGGTTTCCGATCGCAAGAAGGTCGTCATCCTCGGCGGCGGTCCGAACCGCATCGGCCAGGGGATCGAATTCGACTATTGCTGCTGCCACGCCGCCTTCGCCCTGAAGGATGCCGGCTATGAAGCGATCATGATCAATTGCAACCCGGAAACCGTCTCGACCGACTACGATACTTCGGACCGGCTCTATTTCGAGCCGCTGACCGCCGAAGACGTGATCGAGATCCTCAAGGCGGAACAGGAGAATGGCGAGCTGGTCGGCGTCATCGTCCAGTTCGGCGGCCAGACGCCGCTGAAGCTCGCCGAAGCGCTGGAAAAGAACGGCATCCCGATCCTCGGCACCGCGCCGGACGCGATCGACCTTGCCGAAGACCGCGACCGCTTCCAGAAGCTGCTGATGAAGCTCGATCTCAACCAGCCGAACAATGGCATAGCCTATTCCGTCGAGCAGGCTCGCCTCGTTGCCGGCGAAATCGGCTTCCCGCTCGTTGTGCGCCCGTCCTACGTGCTCGGCGGCCGCGCCATGCAGATCATTCATTCCGAAAGCATGCTGCAGACCTATCTTCTCGACACCGTGCCGGAACTGGTGCCGGAAGATATCAAGGCGCGCTATCCGAACGACAAGACCGGCCAGATCAACACCCTGCTTGGCAAGAACCCGCTGCTGTTCGACAGTTATCTCACCAACGCCATCGAAGTCGACGTCGACTGCCTCTCCGACGGCACCGACGCCTACATTGCCGGGATCATGGAGCATATCGAAGAGGCCGGCATTCACTCCGGCGACTCGGCCTGCTCGCTGCCGCCGCGCACACTGTCACCCGCCATGATTGATGAGCTGGAGCGCCAGGCGAAGGCCATGGCCAAGGCGCTGAACGTCGGCGGCTTGATGAACGTGCAGTTCGCCATCAAGGACGACACCGTCTACGTACTCGAAGTCAACCCGCGCGCTTCGCGCACCGTGCCTTTCGTCGCCAAGACCATCGGCGCGCCGATCGCCAAGATCGCCGCCCGCGTCATGGCCGGCGAAAAGCTGGATGCGACCTTCGCCGCCTATGGCGAAAAGCCCGATCCGCGCAAGCTGAAGCACATCGCCGTCAAGGAAGCCGTCTTCCCCTTTGCCCGCTTCCCGGGCGTCGACACCCTGCTGGGCCCGGAAATGCGCTCGACCGGCGAAGTCATCGGCCTGGATACGGATTTCGCGCTGGCTTTCGCCAAGTCGCAGCTTGGCGCCGGTGTCGAGTTGCCGCGCGACGGAACGGTCTTCGTTTCTGTCCGCGACGACGACAAGCCGCGTGTCCTGCCAGCCATCCGCATGTTGACCGAGCTGGGCTTCAAGGTGCTCGCAACCGGCGGCACGCAGCGTTACCTGGCCGAAAACGGCATCGAGGCGACGAAGATCAACAAGGTTCTGGAAGGCCGTCCGCATATCGAGGATGCCATCCGCAACCGCCAGGTCCAGCTCGTCATCAACACGACCGACAGCAACAAGGCGATCTCGGACTCGAAGTCGCTTCGCCGCGCGACGCTGATGCAGAAGGTGCCCTATTACACCACCATGGCCGGTGCGGAAGCCGCCGCCATGGCGATCAAGGCACTGAAGGCCGGCAACCTCGAAGTCCGGCCTCTGCAGAATTATTTCTGA
- a CDS encoding Lrp/AsnC family transcriptional regulator, whose product MLRAELDAIDIKILRELQRDGRMTNVELADRVGISAPPCLRRVRKLEEAGVIEGYHAMLNSPKLGFDLVAFCMVGLKHQSEANLKAFAAVTAEWPLVRQAWMVSGDSDFLLHCVAENLTRFQDFVIEVLTANEHVDTVRTMLTIRQVKKLGLVEL is encoded by the coding sequence GTGCTGCGGGCTGAACTCGACGCCATCGATATCAAGATCTTGCGGGAACTCCAGCGCGACGGGCGCATGACCAATGTCGAACTCGCCGATCGCGTCGGCATCTCCGCGCCGCCCTGTCTGCGCCGGGTGCGCAAGCTGGAGGAGGCCGGCGTCATCGAGGGCTACCATGCGATGCTGAACAGCCCAAAGCTCGGCTTCGATCTCGTTGCCTTCTGCATGGTCGGTCTCAAGCATCAGTCGGAGGCCAATCTCAAAGCCTTCGCCGCTGTGACAGCCGAGTGGCCGCTCGTGCGGCAGGCATGGATGGTTTCCGGCGACAGCGATTTCCTGCTGCATTGCGTCGCCGAAAACCTCACCCGGTTCCAGGATTTCGTCATCGAGGTGCTGACGGCGAACGAGCATGTCGATACGGTGCGCACCATGCTGACCATCCGGCAGGTGAAGAAACTCGGGCTGGTGGAGCTCTAG
- a CDS encoding MFS transporter: protein MPLALLVLALSSFAIGTTEFVIMGLLPEVATDLSISIPQAGWLVTGYALAVAIGAPIMAIATAHLRRRSTLIMLMGFFILGNLLCAIAPGYWVLMIARIVTALCHGAFFGIGSVVAASLVTEDRKARALALMFTGLTLANVLGVPLGTALGHAFGWHAPFWIITLLGVASLIGLVLVLPKGEEVRQDSLARELLALRGLGLWLSLLTTVFFAAAMFTLFTYIAPLLRQITGVSPRWVSLTLLWMGIGLTIGNLIGGKPADWRLGTTLASTFAAIALTSAIFSITSHSFVPAEITLFLWAAANFAAVPALQINVVGFGKDAPNLVSTINIGAFNTGNALGAWVGGVVIDTGFSLSHVPLAGAAMALLGLATVALIFATVRAKSAAPASS, encoded by the coding sequence ATGCCGCTCGCCCTCCTTGTCCTGGCGTTGAGCTCCTTTGCCATCGGAACGACTGAATTCGTCATCATGGGCCTGCTGCCCGAAGTTGCCACTGATCTGTCCATCAGCATCCCGCAAGCCGGCTGGCTGGTGACCGGCTATGCGCTGGCGGTGGCGATCGGTGCGCCGATCATGGCCATCGCCACGGCGCATCTGCGCCGCCGCTCAACGTTGATCATGTTGATGGGCTTCTTCATCCTCGGCAACCTGCTCTGTGCCATCGCACCCGGCTATTGGGTCCTGATGATCGCCCGCATCGTCACCGCGCTTTGTCATGGTGCCTTCTTCGGCATCGGTTCGGTTGTCGCCGCAAGCCTCGTCACTGAGGACCGCAAGGCTCGCGCCCTCGCATTGATGTTCACCGGTCTGACGCTTGCCAATGTGCTCGGTGTGCCGCTCGGCACCGCATTGGGCCACGCTTTCGGCTGGCATGCGCCCTTCTGGATAATCACCCTGCTGGGCGTCGCCTCGCTTATCGGCCTGGTGCTTGTCCTGCCAAAAGGAGAAGAAGTCCGCCAGGACAGTCTTGCCCGCGAACTCTTGGCGCTACGCGGTCTCGGCCTATGGCTGTCGCTGCTGACAACGGTGTTTTTCGCCGCAGCCATGTTCACCCTGTTCACGTATATTGCGCCGCTGCTGCGCCAAATCACCGGCGTTTCGCCGCGATGGGTATCTTTGACGCTGCTATGGATGGGCATCGGCCTGACCATCGGCAATCTCATCGGCGGCAAGCCTGCGGACTGGCGTCTGGGCACCACGCTTGCCAGCACCTTCGCGGCAATCGCGCTGACCTCGGCCATATTCAGCATCACCAGCCATTCCTTCGTCCCAGCCGAGATCACCCTCTTCCTCTGGGCTGCGGCAAACTTCGCCGCAGTGCCGGCGCTGCAGATCAACGTCGTCGGTTTCGGCAAGGATGCGCCGAACCTGGTGTCGACCATCAATATCGGCGCCTTCAATACCGGCAATGCACTCGGGGCTTGGGTCGGTGGCGTCGTCATCGATACCGGCTTCTCGCTGTCGCATGTGCCGCTGGCCGGTGCCGCGATGGCTCTCCTCGGCCTTGCCACCGTGGCGTTGATCTTCGCGACGGTCAGAGCGAAGAGCGCCGCACCCGCCTCCTCCTAA